The DNA segment cctccccccccccccccccccccccccccccccccccccccccccccccccccccgatttgggatgtggctgaaaattggtatacggggtctttacatcaagccaaaaatttcaaatttaattggagcTATGGCGCTTTCaagtttccatttttccaatttaaaaaaagataaaaaaaggaaaaaaaaaacgctgcgGTAGcttttagaaatggaaatttgaaaggaaatagGAATCGAAATTACAGCGTCTGTCAGGTAGGTATAGAGCATGTACAAGCAGCTTTATGCCCTGAAATGACACAACAATGAATGAAACTGCTGGAAAGTTATTCTGTCGGGTTAGGtagttttcctcgaaaatcACAAAACCTCCATTTCAAAAGGGCCACCTACCTaagattaaatttctaaaagaatAAGGCAAACTAATAAACACAGCAATGATAATGTATTTGATTcataaaatagtgtatttcccaAAGGAAATTCCATCGAAAATACACAAGAAAATTCTGACCGAAGAGAAACTGAAATACTACCAATGTAAGTATTATTAGACTCAATCGTACCAAACGGTCAAAAACATAATTATAAAGGGTCTAAACGGTGTACCGGTTAACCAGCAAGTCTCGTGACGTCATAGGTGTGACGTCACCGGTATTATTTACATTCGGAGGCTTTCGACGTTTCTAGACGCTGTGTCGGCCGTTTTTCTGGCTATTGAAACGCATTTTGGAgttaaaacttgattttttttgtgataaaatgACTACAGTTACATCACCTTCAGTTGAATTGAGTTCTTACAGAGACCAACATTTTAAGGTAATCATTTCTTGACCATTAATATTGGTACTATccaacctaacctcaaattgCTCGGTCACTATTTTTCCTGAATCCCTCCTGACCatgattttgatttattataaGTTTCTTTTACCGTTGTCCTCTTCattatttcaactttcaaatccTCCTTTTTCCCTTATGACTGCACATCATATTTTCTTCATGTTAATCACATCGTCAGTTTTCGCTCAAGTTCATAGACCTCTTGTTTGGAAGCGCAATCTTTCTCAAGGTGTTAAATGTATGCCTTCCTTTATCTTTAAGCTCTAATCGTGCATATCTAATCGAAGCCCTTTCCGAGGCCCTATACAGACGCTCAGACATAGGACAAAATTTTGGGCAACACTGTAATTCAATGAACTTTCGATTTAACGGAGCTCCAACTAGTTTGCGCAGCTTGATGAACTTTGCGGGAAAGTTTAACTGCATGGATCAGGCCAAAGGTCCTTCCCAAACCTATCAAAATGACAAGCTAGATTTTACTATTTCTTACTTATGTAAATCTTTCTGTTTCTCATCAGTTTAACGCTGAGACAACATAAACATACACTTTAAGAGACCCTGAGGGTTTTTGCATTAACAGCGAGTATTAAATCAGAGCATTTTTTTAGCTGCACATATTTCTCTCAGTTCCGCCTCCATGTTGTCACAGAACTGATCTGTTTGAATTTTCCATACTTAGTTTATCATAGTCTTTGCGTCCTCTTTAGTACCATATCATAAGAGAGAAGTCTGACTGAACAGAAATTTTGTATGTTTAGAGTCATCAGTAAAAGCAGGAATAATGTTATTTCAGTCTCTTTAGAGCTACCCATGAATTATATTTAACtctttcttttgatttcagGGGTCACGAGCAGAACAAGAGCGCCTTTTAAGAGAATCAACTACCTTATACGTCGGAAACCTTTCTTTTCATACAACAGAGGAGCAAATATATGAACTTTTCTCTAAATGTGGCGATATCAAGAGAATCATCATGGGTTTGGACAAATACAAGAAGACACCTTGTGGATTTTGCTTCATGGAGTATCCTTTTTACCGTTATTTCATCtcgtatttcatttttttatcaataaattttttttcctattaattttttttacagcaaaCGTAGATGCCCCTTAGTGCATGTTTTGAAGCAAAATAGTAGTACAGCTACCACGCCATATTGACCATTGAACCGGCTTCAGTCATTGGCCTTGTACATTTTGCTCTTCCAGTattagcaaaaattttaaatcactTGTTTTTTTAATTAGAGTTCACACCTAATAAGTTCACATTCTTTTGGACTGCCACAGAAGATAGTGTCGTGtcagtttagcattgaaagCAAATGCAAGAAAGAAGATGACATTTTTCTATTGTTGTTGAAAAGTACGTGATTTTATTTAGCCAGGACtctaaaaataacaaaattcagTGACTTTAATGTCCGAACGTTTGATTCTTACCGAGGAATTAATgtttcttccaagagaattttaagtttcgGTTGCTCGGCAAAATTCCACACAAAATAAATCTTTGCCTTTCGTTTTGGTAAGTGAGGAATCCATATGTGCTCGGAGCTTTCAAGTTTGAAgtaacttgaaaattgaagtgcaattttttcaatcagTCCCTCAGAATTATCCATTTGTTTCTGAAATTGATGATAGTTGCCAGACATGGTGGCTCCTGAGGCTTCAGCCTATGTTTCAAAAATTGGCCGCCAGGATTAGTTAAAAGTGGTAGGGATGCAGATAATTCTTTAACTCGGGTCTCATTTTATGATCTGGTTATTTTCCCCCACAAGTAAAGTCCccgaattccctgatttccacttgaattttcactcttctacatatttttatcaaaattctgAGATCATCATAAAAAGCCATCAAGTACCTCtccaaaatttccttgaatCTCTTGCTGTGCCACCCGTTACCAAGAATTTTATGATCGGGTATTATCTGCATTTTTGCAAGAGATTTCATGCGTTGGCATCAACATGTAGGATTGTACCTTAACAATAATTACAGGTACTATACAAAAGCTGATGCAGAAAACTGTATGCGATATGTAAATGGTACAAGGCTTGATGACAGAATAATTCGAACTGACTGGGATGCTGGTTTTGTTGAAGGACGTCAATATGGTCGTGGGAAGACTGGTGGACAAGTAAGTGTGATATATTTTTTCAGCAGCTCTTAAGGATAAACAACTAGCCATTATAATAATCATTGTGAAGGTAGCCTGCTGAGCATACCTTCCGCAGATGCCTTAACATTAATTACAGGTATTACACAAGAGCCGATGCAGAAAATTGTATGCGGTATGTGAATGGCACAAGACTTGACGACAGAATTATCCGAACCGATTGGGATGCTGGGTTTGTAGAAGGACGTCAATATGGACGAGGGAAAACTGGTGGGCAAGTAAGTAATCTAAATGTCTCTCTGCAGCCATTGCATTGAAGGCAAGGACTATACTAGGGGTGCgaattttcaattgattcaaccaaaatatctatttttttaacCCGGATCTATCAGCAGAATTAAtgcaattttcgattttttcaggcTGCTGATGCTTGTTTCAAAGATTAAAGTCTATTATACAagcaattttttcttatcaatgtaaaaaaaaatcgatttttacacTTTAACTGATTCAGCTTGTACCAATTTGTGGacggaaattaatttttgtaaaaaaaaatatatttttttccaaaaaatccgCATCCCTAGACTCGATCTAGACACTGAAAAGAGAGAGATTGCTCATCTCATTATGCTTTAATGTGGATCTAGTGtttgctgaaaaattaaactataGTAGCTGTAGAAAATAATTGTGTTTTGACTGCACAAGTCCGAGAAATGATTGAGCTGTGTTTTTAGAACTCACCTAAGGCACGGATTTAATGCTTCATTTGTTAAGGGTAAGAAGACAAAGCAAATGAGCAATTAATAATGAGTAGATTAGGTAAATTGATGGCTTAAGTGCCAAActgcgtatctccattgcgtgTTTataaatttccgctcctattttatttttcaaaaagaaataagtcaatttgaccccttatggagaatattctgccaacggagaaaaaaaatcaaggaagttttcaataatTAGGTCCTTCAGTTttccatagaaaaaataaattatgacaggaagtctgccatgttgcaaacggagatatgttGTTAGGCATTTTGGCCATCAAAATGTGTTCCATCTTAACtggtttttcggaaaagtgggAATGATACATATATATTTAACTGTGCACAAGCATTCAGATGCGGATGTGTACCTTATAAGAATTCTTTGCACAGGTtgatcctgtttttttttttttctcccttaaaAGTTTTCCTGTGTACCACCCTACATGAAGAGAATAAATTTGCCAGCAGTACAGTAGTGTCAGGGATCAAAAATCTCCTGAAATTTACGTTAGCTAAATTTACGTTCATTAATATCCCAGAGTCTATTTAAGTCCAAACTGTAAGTCAAAAACTTGATTAGAATATGAGTAATTGCAATAGCAATTGTTGATTTTCTATTTCTTGATTAGGGGCTAATTTTCAAGATCTCTATCCCAAAGTTTTATatggttttaaaataaataaggcATTTTAGTAGATTAGTTCCTTACTGTACGATTCATTTATTTGGAAGTTACGACCTCTTAATTGTTCATCAGGTTCGTGATGAATTCCGAAGACACTATGATCCTCAACGTGGTGGAGCTAATCGTTACTTCAGAGCTGCGCCGTACAGGCGAAAAATCTAACTTTTCCTCTCCTATTTCCTTTATCCTCCAGTGCCTCTCAAGTTTCACAGCCAGTACTGCCTGTTCCTGTATGTTTCCTATCCGCAATTCCAACTCCTCTTTTAATCGCCATCTTTCTTCTGATGCCTTTTTATGACTCATCATCTTAATCGTCTTGTTTGAGAAACTCTCGATTTTATTCAACATTGTtgataaaaattttatgttaaTTCTTGTGATTCCTCCGTATTTTTCTACAAATTATGCGACCTACCTTTAATGTGATGGTGAGAAATAGAATCTTAGTGCTCCAAAGAAAGCGCAAAGGACACACATTTTTGTCCTCCTAGTTGAGAGTAATGAAAGTAACTACCTGCCAAAATATTGGTATCTTCggatgcatgaattcaaactttccgctcaaaaatttcatgatctTAAATCAAGCTTATGACCTCTTCACTTTCAGGCAATCTTTGTGCCTTTTCGCCACCActgaaagctgaaaaaatgggcTGATAACCACTCCTTAGAGCATTCATGATTTCAGGGAGCATTTTAGACAGTATTCGGAGGATTTTGTGGGTCCAATGGCAAAATCTGAAAAGCATTcgttcattaatttttcttgaattatttCAGTGTGAACCATGAATTGGAGATGATTGAGTTTCCCCTTCCAAAACAAATCTTGAGTCCTTGTCAAGTTCTGACAGATTCTAATAATTTTAGGACCCTGTATTTTTAACTTGTGTatgattaaaaattttcttttcttttcttatacTCTGCCAGGTGCGTGACGAGTACCGAACAGATTTTGATGGAGGGCGAGGTGGATATGGAAAACTTGTTGCACAAAAAGTTGGAGCTCCAGAAATGGGATTCATCGTCCAGTGAATCGTCGCTGACATCAGTGTCCTCAGTGACTGGAAACAAACTGCCTCTCTTCAGTGTGACTTCACATGTGTTTTGTCCAATAAGTTGTTTTCTAAAAAGAAAG comes from the Bemisia tabaci chromosome 7, PGI_BMITA_v3 genome and includes:
- the Cbp20 gene encoding nuclear cap-binding protein subunit 2 isoform X2, with product MTTVTSPSVELSSYRDQHFKGSRAEQERLLRESTTLYVGNLSFHTTEEQIYELFSKCGDIKRIIMGLDKYKKTPCGFCFMEYYTRADAENCMRYVNGTRLDDRIIRTDWDAGFVEGRQYGRGKTGGQVRDEYRTDFDGGRGGYGKLVAQKVGAPEMGFIVQ
- the Cbp20 gene encoding nuclear cap-binding protein subunit 2 isoform X1; this translates as MTTVTSPSVELSSYRDQHFKGSRAEQERLLRESTTLYVGNLSFHTTEEQIYELFSKCGDIKRIIMGLDKYKKTPCGFCFMEYYTKADAENCMRYVNGTRLDDRIIRTDWDAGFVEGRQYGRGKTGGQVRDEYRTDFDGGRGGYGKLVAQKVGAPEMGFIVQ